A section of the Rhizomicrobium sp. genome encodes:
- a CDS encoding nucleotidyltransferase family protein encodes MSKPERAMIMAAGLGTRMRPLTDDKPKPLVTVAGRTLIDHALDRLVAAGVKLAVVNVHYKAEMVMAHLARRHDIEIRYSVEKDALLGTGGGVVKALPHFEGQPFFIMNSDTVWVEGIGHALDRMIARWDPEAMDALLLMAAMTTALGFEGPGDFIMDGDGRLSRVEERRLSPFAFPGVQIAHPRLFDHAPQGGFSTNRAWDQAIAKGRLFGIRLEGVWIHVGTPEAVKQAEDFLAEESLAVRR; translated from the coding sequence GTGAGCAAGCCGGAACGCGCGATGATCATGGCGGCGGGCCTGGGCACCCGCATGCGGCCCCTGACCGACGACAAGCCGAAGCCGCTGGTGACGGTGGCGGGCCGCACGCTGATCGACCATGCGCTCGACCGCCTGGTGGCGGCGGGCGTGAAGCTGGCCGTCGTCAACGTGCACTACAAGGCCGAGATGGTGATGGCGCATCTCGCCAGGCGCCACGACATCGAAATCCGCTATTCGGTGGAGAAGGACGCGCTGCTGGGCACCGGCGGCGGCGTGGTGAAGGCGCTGCCGCATTTCGAGGGCCAGCCCTTCTTCATCATGAACTCCGACACGGTGTGGGTGGAGGGCATCGGCCATGCGCTCGACCGGATGATCGCGCGCTGGGACCCCGAGGCGATGGATGCGCTCCTGCTGATGGCGGCGATGACGACGGCGCTGGGCTTCGAGGGACCGGGCGATTTCATCATGGACGGCGACGGGCGGCTGTCGCGCGTCGAGGAGCGGCGGCTGTCGCCCTTCGCCTTTCCCGGCGTGCAGATCGCCCATCCGCGCCTGTTCGATCACGCGCCACAGGGCGGCTTCTCGACCAACCGGGCGTGGGACCAGGCGATCGCCAAAGGGCGGCTGTTCGGCATCCGGCTCGAGGGCGTGTGGATCCATGTCGGCACGCCCGAGGCGGTGAAGCAGGCGGAAGACTTCCTCGCCGAGGAGTCGCTGGCCGTGCGGCGGTGA
- a CDS encoding phosphotransferase has product MAVERAEAMDVFLAASGWGPATRTPLPGDASTRRYVRLSMNGRRAMLMDQPQSAETPPAPADATPEERRALGYNALARLAGGDVARFVAVSKFLRGNGLSAPEILAADPKLGFAILEDLGDDLYADVLDRGGDAFELYAAAADVLAHLHEQAAPAAMPVGVPLHLYDETAQIAEIDLMTDWFFPLALGRTARADEVDEHRVLWRKALNQTRKAAPVFIHRDYHAQNLLWLPARDGVARVGLIDFQDAVAGSRAQDLMHLVEDARRDVSPELAAATKAHYLRAMAEHGVALDAERFGAEMAIIAAQRNARIVGVFSRLYKRDGKARYLAFLPRVWGYLNGDLEHPALAGLKAWYDRTIPREKRGTPEGLAV; this is encoded by the coding sequence ATGGCGGTTGAACGCGCCGAGGCGATGGACGTCTTCCTGGCGGCCTCGGGATGGGGACCGGCGACGCGCACCCCGCTCCCCGGCGATGCCTCGACGCGGCGCTATGTGCGCCTTTCGATGAACGGGCGCCGCGCCATGCTGATGGACCAGCCGCAATCGGCCGAGACCCCGCCCGCCCCCGCCGACGCGACGCCGGAGGAGCGGCGGGCGCTGGGCTACAACGCCCTGGCGCGGCTGGCGGGCGGCGATGTCGCGCGGTTCGTCGCGGTCTCGAAATTCCTGCGCGGCAACGGATTGAGCGCGCCGGAGATCCTGGCGGCCGATCCCAAGCTCGGCTTCGCGATCCTCGAGGATTTGGGCGACGATCTTTATGCCGATGTGCTCGATCGGGGCGGCGACGCGTTCGAGCTCTACGCCGCCGCCGCCGACGTGCTGGCGCATCTGCACGAGCAGGCGGCGCCTGCGGCGATGCCGGTCGGCGTGCCGCTTCATCTCTACGACGAGACGGCGCAGATCGCCGAAATCGACCTGATGACCGACTGGTTCTTTCCGCTGGCGCTCGGCCGGACGGCCCGCGCCGACGAGGTGGACGAGCATCGCGTGCTGTGGCGCAAGGCGCTGAACCAGACCCGCAAGGCCGCGCCGGTCTTCATCCACCGCGACTACCATGCCCAGAACCTGCTGTGGCTTCCCGCGCGCGACGGCGTGGCGCGGGTGGGGCTGATCGATTTCCAGGACGCGGTGGCCGGATCGCGGGCGCAGGACCTGATGCATCTGGTCGAGGATGCGCGGCGCGACGTGTCGCCGGAGCTGGCAGCGGCGACCAAGGCGCATTATCTGCGCGCCATGGCGGAACACGGCGTGGCGCTGGACGCCGAGCGCTTCGGCGCGGAAATGGCCATCATCGCGGCCCAGCGCAACGCCCGGATCGTGGGCGTGTTCTCCCGGCTCTACAAACGCGACGGCAAGGCGCGCTATCTCGCCTTCCTGCCGCGGGTGTGGGGATATCTGAACGGCGATCTCGAACATCCGGCGCTGGCCGGCTTGAAGGCGTGGTACGATCGCACCATCCCGCGCGAGAAGCGCGGCACACCCGAGGGGTTGGCAGTGTGA